The proteins below come from a single Caenibius sp. WL genomic window:
- a CDS encoding MFS transporter, translating to MAHSATEQLKAVHGLRWAALLIVMLSGPPLISLTFSTIAPVIPAMARYFAGHGGGTFFAQWIMTTPALGLMIGGTLGGYLIDRIGPRSLIITAFAVFALGGSAGLWIDHPIALLVSRFLLGLGGACVATGATWLIGERFDEITRRKMIGIQDSLAGVAAMSAVLLSGVLAAAGGWRMPFAIYLVAAPLVVLALIAVPSIATGGADRAATPTRTVVSSLWPIYALVLAMAGLMMMPATQVPFLLEHNGIVSPVLKSRIIACSAALSIVSAALYARVRQKLGERGTLSAILMAFALGTITLSQSSGVWSAAAGCMLLGTGTGLFSPHFAAVLIARTPHAARGRAIGLMYSAVFLSEFLSPLVILPLREAFGAKGCFLILGLALLTGFVISVLQRRGTPPPSIVERSEI from the coding sequence ATGGCACACAGCGCGACAGAGCAATTGAAAGCGGTACACGGCCTGCGATGGGCTGCCCTGTTGATCGTCATGCTTTCAGGGCCGCCCCTGATCTCGCTGACGTTTTCCACCATTGCCCCCGTCATTCCGGCCATGGCGCGCTATTTCGCCGGCCATGGCGGCGGCACTTTCTTCGCCCAGTGGATCATGACGACCCCGGCGCTGGGGCTGATGATCGGCGGCACACTGGGCGGCTATCTGATCGACCGGATCGGGCCCCGTTCGCTGATTATCACGGCGTTCGCGGTGTTCGCCCTTGGCGGTTCGGCTGGGCTGTGGATCGACCATCCGATAGCGTTGCTGGTCTCGCGCTTCCTGCTCGGCCTGGGGGGAGCGTGCGTCGCCACCGGAGCCACCTGGCTGATCGGCGAACGGTTCGACGAAATCACCCGGCGCAAGATGATCGGTATCCAGGATTCGCTCGCCGGGGTCGCAGCGATGAGCGCGGTACTGCTGTCGGGCGTACTCGCCGCGGCGGGTGGGTGGCGGATGCCTTTCGCGATCTATCTCGTCGCCGCGCCGCTGGTCGTTCTGGCGCTGATCGCGGTTCCTTCCATCGCCACCGGCGGCGCGGATCGCGCGGCGACGCCCACCCGCACTGTGGTGTCCTCGCTCTGGCCGATCTACGCCCTCGTGCTGGCTATGGCAGGCCTGATGATGATGCCCGCGACACAGGTCCCGTTCCTGCTCGAACACAACGGCATCGTCAGCCCGGTCCTCAAATCCCGCATCATCGCGTGCAGTGCCGCGCTTTCCATCGTTTCCGCCGCGCTCTACGCCCGCGTGCGCCAGAAGCTGGGCGAACGCGGCACATTGAGCGCGATCCTGATGGCCTTTGCATTGGGCACGATCACGCTCAGCCAGTCGAGCGGGGTGTGGAGCGCGGCTGCCGGCTGCATGTTGCTGGGCACCGGCACCGGCCTGTTTTCCCCGCATTTCGCCGCTGTGCTGATCGCGCGGACACCGCATGCCGCGCGCGGCCGGGCCATCGGACTGATGTACAGCGCGGTTTTCCTCAGCGAATTTCTCAGCCCGCTGGTGATCCTGCCGCTGCGTGAAGCATTCGGGGCCAAGGGCTGCTTTCTTATTCTGGGCCTCGCCTTGCTGACCGGATTCGTGATTTCCGTCCTGCAACGGCGCGGCACACCCCCACCATCCATCGTAGAGAGGAGCGAGATATGA